The following proteins come from a genomic window of Drosophila sulfurigaster albostrigata strain 15112-1811.04 chromosome X, ASM2355843v2, whole genome shotgun sequence:
- the LOC133848230 gene encoding uncharacterized protein LOC133848230 isoform X2: MKFSTCFLLLALLALWATTVMAADGDSDDDYPESDSSVSTSETDSETESSDDETTTAAAVVRRTTRKRRTTSTSRRTSRNTRNRRNTRRNNNSNKRAASRRRANNARRRRG; encoded by the exons ATGAAGTTCAGTACGTGTTTCTTGTTGCTCGCCCTCCTCGCTCTGTGGGCCACCACAGTGATGGCTGCGGATGGCGATAGCGATGATGATTACCCCGAATCAG attcATCGGTAAGCACCAGCGAAACGGATTCCGAAACCGAGTCAAGTGACGATGAAACAACCACCGCAGCTGCAGTTGTGCGACGCACCACTCGCAAGCGCAGGACAACCAGCACCAGTCGCCGGACCAGTCGCAACACAAGGAACAGGCGCAACACCagacgcaacaacaacagcaacaaacgcGCTGCTAGCAGACGTCGTGCCAACAACGCTCGTCGCAGACGCGGTTAA
- the LOC133848230 gene encoding pre-intermoult gene 1 protein isoform X1 yields MKFSTCFLLLALLALWATTVMAADGDSDDDYPESDTDTSDTDAATDAASDPATDTASTAPSATDSDSNTDTDSSVSTSETDSETESSDDETTTAAAVVRRTTRKRRTTSTSRRTSRNTRNRRNTRRNNNSNKRAASRRRANNARRRRG; encoded by the exons ATGAAGTTCAGTACGTGTTTCTTGTTGCTCGCCCTCCTCGCTCTGTGGGCCACCACAGTGATGGCTGCGGATGGCGATAGCGATGATGATTACCCCGAATCAG acactGACACATCAGACACAGATGCAGCTACAGATGCAGCTTCAGATCCAGCTACAGACACAGCCTCCACAGCACCATCAGCTACAGATTCTGACTCcaatacagatacagattcATCGGTAAGCACCAGCGAAACGGATTCCGAAACCGAGTCAAGTGACGATGAAACAACCACCGCAGCTGCAGTTGTGCGACGCACCACTCGCAAGCGCAGGACAACCAGCACCAGTCGCCGGACCAGTCGCAACACAAGGAACAGGCGCAACACCagacgcaacaacaacagcaacaaacgcGCTGCTAGCAGACGTCGTGCCAACAACGCTCGTCGCAGACGCGGTTAA